One genomic region from Solidesulfovibrio sp. encodes:
- a CDS encoding TM1266 family iron-only hydrogenase system putative regulator produces MNRRIGVIGIVIEDPRQVSEKVNAILSEHGAMILGRMGIPRPEYHAGVVALIIEGTTDEIGSLTGKLGNLPGVTVKSALTTKTLRKEQEND; encoded by the coding sequence GTGAACAGACGTATCGGCGTGATCGGCATCGTCATCGAGGACCCCCGGCAGGTCTCGGAAAAGGTCAACGCCATCCTGAGCGAGCATGGCGCCATGATCCTTGGCCGCATGGGCATCCCCCGCCCCGAATACCATGCCGGGGTGGTGGCGCTGATCATCGAAGGCACGACCGACGAGATCGGTTCGTTGACGGGCAAGCTCGGGAATCTTCCCGGCGTGACGGTCAAATCCGCGCTGACGACCAAGACCTTGCGTAAGGAGCAAGAAAATGATTGA